One part of the Acetoanaerobium sticklandii genome encodes these proteins:
- a CDS encoding S1 RNA-binding domain-containing protein: MSNNLEVGMIVEGKVVQLKPFGAFISLADNKRGLVHISQISHDYIKEVNDALSEGDTVKVKIISIEPDSGKISLSIKDANPKPVADKEPRFSRDNRERSDRFERNDKPSFKKEPEKSVNLEDMLKEWTKQSNDRQTDINRRLKR, from the coding sequence ATGTCAAATAATTTAGAAGTTGGTATGATAGTTGAAGGTAAAGTGGTTCAATTAAAACCATTTGGAGCTTTTATTTCTCTTGCAGACAATAAAAGAGGTCTAGTACATATTTCTCAGATTTCTCATGACTACATCAAAGAAGTAAATGATGCTTTATCTGAAGGAGACACTGTCAAAGTTAAAATCATATCGATTGAGCCTGATTCTGGCAAGATTTCTCTATCTATTAAAGATGCAAATCCAAAACCAGTAGCAGATAAAGAACCAAGATTTTCTAGAGATAATAGAGAAAGATCTGATCGTTTCGAAAGAAATGATAAGCCTTCATTTAAAAAAGAGCCAGAAAAATCAGTAAACCTTGAAGATATGCTTAAAGAATGGACTAAACAGTCTAACGACAGACAAACAGATATAAATAGAAGATTAAAGAGATAA
- a CDS encoding class II SORL domain-containing protein, with translation MSILANYLQTGDWKGEKHVPVIHAPESISANVLTEIKLSIGDAIAHPNTLEHHISWFKLFFLAEGAKFPVELGTYNFMAHGEGEMFTEPVAIAKVKLPSSGKLIAISYCNIHGLWENSADVTVI, from the coding sequence ATGTCTATATTAGCAAACTACTTACAAACTGGTGATTGGAAAGGCGAAAAACACGTTCCTGTTATTCATGCACCAGAATCTATTTCAGCAAATGTTTTGACTGAAATTAAATTATCAATTGGGGATGCAATAGCACATCCAAACACTTTAGAACATCATATTTCATGGTTTAAGCTTTTCTTCCTAGCAGAAGGAGCTAAATTCCCAGTTGAGCTTGGAACTTACAATTTTATGGCTCATGGAGAAGGCGAAATGTTTACAGAGCCAGTAGCTATTGCAAAGGTTAAGCTACCTTCTTCTGGAAAGCTAATAGCTATTAGCTACTGCAATATCCACGGATTATGGGAAAATTCAGCTGATGTAACTGTAATATAA
- a CDS encoding diacylglycerol kinase — MEKNTNLIKTFNYAIDGIIYTLKSQRNMKIHYAIAILVLFLTLFLNLSRIEIIAVFFSISLVILSEMFNTAIEKTVDLVTTEYSPLAKIAKDVAAGAVLVSALNSIMVAYLVFFDRLNPFTLSLLIKIKNQDVHVTIIGIIITLLFVVAGKTLSPKGSHVQGGVVSGHAALSFALATSIGYISENALVATLSFMLALLVAQSRIEGRIHTLREVIYGGVLGILVITLLFKVVF, encoded by the coding sequence TTGGAAAAAAACACAAACCTCATAAAAACATTTAACTATGCTATTGATGGTATAATATATACTCTAAAAAGCCAAAGAAATATGAAGATTCACTATGCAATAGCTATATTGGTATTATTTCTTACGCTTTTTTTGAACTTGAGCAGAATAGAAATTATAGCAGTGTTTTTTTCTATTTCACTTGTCATCTTGTCCGAAATGTTCAACACTGCCATAGAAAAAACTGTGGATTTAGTAACGACAGAATACAGTCCCCTTGCTAAGATAGCAAAGGATGTAGCGGCTGGAGCAGTACTTGTTTCTGCACTTAACTCTATCATGGTAGCGTATTTAGTATTCTTTGATAGATTAAATCCCTTTACCTTATCTTTATTAATCAAGATAAAAAATCAAGATGTCCATGTGACTATTATAGGTATAATTATTACTCTGCTTTTTGTAGTGGCAGGAAAAACACTTTCACCAAAGGGAAGCCACGTACAAGGTGGAGTAGTAAGTGGACATGCAGCGTTATCTTTTGCACTAGCGACCTCTATAGGATATATTTCTGAAAATGCGTTAGTAGCAACTCTTTCATTTATGCTAGCTTTATTAGTAGCTCAGAGCAGAATTGAAGGGAGAATTCACACCTTAAGAGAAGTGATTTATGGAGGGGTTTTAGGAATCCTTGTTATAACACTATTATTTAAGGTAGTTTTTTAA
- the ybeY gene encoding rRNA maturation RNase YbeY: MLQLLFENDSNYIPANDLLKMLESVMLKSLELEGVAKEVEISLTFTTDELIKEINSKHRNIDKATDVLSFPMYEKQELSDINTSISNFPVALGDIVVSVERTFSQAEEYGHSFEREMAFLVCHSMFHLLGYDHMTKQEEGLMMEKQNKVLEALGINR, from the coding sequence ATGCTTCAGCTTTTATTTGAAAATGATTCAAATTACATTCCAGCAAATGATTTATTAAAAATGCTCGAGAGCGTTATGCTAAAATCTCTAGAGCTTGAGGGAGTTGCCAAGGAAGTAGAAATTTCGCTTACCTTCACTACTGATGAGCTTATTAAAGAGATAAATAGCAAACATAGAAATATCGATAAAGCCACAGATGTGCTTTCATTTCCAATGTATGAAAAGCAAGAGCTTTCTGACATTAACACAAGTATTTCTAATTTTCCTGTTGCACTAGGGGATATTGTGGTATCAGTAGAAAGAACATTTTCACAAGCAGAGGAATATGGACATTCATTTGAAAGGGAAATGGCATTTTTGGTTTGTCATTCTATGTTTCATCTTTTAGGCTATGACCATATGACCAAACAAGAAGAAGGCTTGATGATGGAAAAACAAAATAAGGTACTAGAAGCTCTTGGCATTAATAGATAG
- the cdd gene encoding cytidine deaminase, protein MENFKLLELAEQAKENAYVPYSKFKVGAALLTKNGKVYTGCNVEVASFGATNCAERTAIFKAISEGETEFEKIAVASSNDDETFPCGICRQVIVEFSKDLKIILGSTSKNIIKEYTIDDLLPHSFTSDDL, encoded by the coding sequence ATGGAGAATTTTAAATTACTTGAACTTGCAGAGCAGGCAAAAGAAAATGCCTATGTTCCATATTCAAAATTCAAGGTAGGGGCAGCTCTTCTTACAAAAAATGGCAAAGTATATACTGGCTGTAATGTTGAGGTAGCATCTTTTGGAGCGACAAATTGTGCTGAAAGAACTGCTATATTTAAAGCTATATCTGAAGGAGAAACTGAGTTTGAAAAAATAGCAGTGGCTTCTTCAAATGATGATGAAACTTTTCCTTGTGGTATTTGCAGGCAGGTTATAGTTGAGTTTAGCAAGGATTTAAAAATAATACTAGGAAGTACAAGTAAAAATATAATAAAAGAATACACTATAGATGATTTGCTACCGCATTCATTTACAAGTGATGATTTATAA
- a CDS encoding PhoH family protein, which translates to MLEQKKLELHDEAFQRELFGNFDKNIKMIEEQFGIHVVLRDGNVVLIGDKTQVENAERLMHDLFKLVQKGEKLSPQTIYYSMDLVSTKSEEKLSDLSDDVIVLSAKGNPIKPKTLGQKEYISNIRNNDITVCIGPAGTGKTYLAVAMAVMAFKREEISRIILTRPAVEAGESLGFLPGDLKDKVDPYLRPLYDALFDIMGADKFAKYMERGMIEVAPLAYMRGRTLDNSFIILDEAQNTTQEQMKMFLTRLGFGSKAVVTGDVTQIDLPGVKKSGLIHATEVLKDVKGIGISALNEKDVVRHELVQRIIKAYEKHEKKVAFKEQEKQANKSNAFKNKRGGQ; encoded by the coding sequence TTGTTGGAACAAAAGAAACTCGAACTTCACGATGAAGCTTTTCAAAGAGAGCTATTCGGAAATTTTGATAAAAATATAAAGATGATAGAAGAACAATTTGGCATTCACGTTGTGCTTAGAGATGGCAATGTTGTTCTTATAGGTGACAAAACTCAAGTTGAAAATGCAGAAAGATTAATGCATGATTTGTTTAAATTAGTTCAAAAAGGTGAAAAACTAAGTCCTCAGACTATATATTATTCTATGGATTTGGTGTCCACTAAATCCGAAGAAAAGCTATCGGATTTATCTGATGATGTAATAGTACTTTCTGCAAAAGGAAATCCTATAAAACCTAAAACTCTAGGTCAAAAGGAATATATCTCTAATATAAGAAATAATGATATCACAGTATGTATCGGACCAGCTGGAACTGGAAAAACATATCTAGCTGTAGCTATGGCAGTAATGGCTTTTAAAAGAGAAGAAATAAGCAGAATAATACTTACAAGGCCAGCAGTAGAAGCAGGTGAGAGCTTAGGTTTTTTACCAGGAGATTTAAAGGACAAGGTAGATCCATATCTTAGACCTTTGTACGATGCTCTTTTTGATATAATGGGAGCTGACAAATTTGCAAAATACATGGAAAGAGGTATGATTGAGGTTGCTCCACTTGCCTATATGAGAGGAAGAACCTTAGACAACTCTTTTATAATTTTAGATGAGGCGCAAAATACAACTCAGGAGCAGATGAAGATGTTTCTTACAAGACTTGGATTTGGCTCTAAAGCTGTTGTTACAGGAGATGTTACTCAAATAGATTTGCCGGGTGTAAAGAAAAGTGGTTTAATTCATGCAACAGAGGTGCTAAAGGATGTAAAAGGAATAGGCATTTCAGCGCTTAACGAAAAAGACGTTGTAAGACATGAATTAGTACAAAGAATCATCAAAGCTTATGAAAAGCATGAAAAAAAGGTGGCCTTTAAAGAGCAAGAAAAACAAGCAAACAAATCAAATGCTTTCAAAAATAAGCGAGGTGGACAGTAA